One segment of Tamlana crocina DNA contains the following:
- the cobA gene encoding uroporphyrinogen-III C-methyltransferase — protein sequence MSLKTPKLTVVGAGPGDEDLITLKAIKAIESADVILYDALINESLLKYASEDTELIFVGKRKGCYAFQQEQINELIVSKAKEKGHVVRLKGGDPFIFGRGAEEIDYVSGFGLETFVVPGISSSVAVPAYQGIPLTKRGASESFWVITGTTKKHQISGDVALAAKSTATVVILMGMSKLDEIVKIFSEENKQETPIAIIQNGTRADEKVGIGTISTIQNIVAEKELSSPAIIIIGDVVKERAVLSSICAEVVKE from the coding sequence ATGAGTTTGAAAACCCCAAAATTAACGGTTGTAGGTGCTGGTCCGGGTGACGAAGATTTAATTACCCTTAAGGCGATTAAGGCTATAGAATCTGCCGATGTGATCCTGTACGACGCACTGATCAACGAATCGCTTCTTAAATATGCTTCGGAGGATACCGAGCTTATTTTTGTGGGCAAGCGTAAGGGGTGCTATGCGTTTCAGCAGGAACAAATCAACGAGCTGATTGTTTCCAAAGCCAAGGAAAAAGGGCATGTAGTGCGATTAAAAGGCGGCGACCCATTTATTTTTGGTCGCGGTGCCGAGGAAATTGATTATGTGAGCGGTTTCGGATTGGAAACTTTTGTGGTGCCGGGTATTTCATCATCGGTGGCAGTGCCAGCTTATCAAGGCATTCCGTTAACAAAACGAGGGGCTTCCGAAAGCTTTTGGGTCATCACAGGAACGACCAAAAAGCACCAAATTTCTGGTGATGTGGCTTTAGCGGCTAAATCGACGGCAACGGTTGTAATTTTAATGGGCATGAGCAAACTGGACGAAATCGTTAAGATTTTTTCAGAAGAAAACAAACAGGAAACGCCCATTGCCATTATACAAAACGGAACGCGAGCAGACGAAAAAGTAGGCATTGGCACTATAAGTACCATTCAAAATATTGTTGCTGAAAAGGAATTATCATCTCCGGCCATTATCATTATCGGTGATGTGGTGAAAGAAAGAGCCGTGTTGAGTTCTATTTGTGCCGAAGTTGTAAAGGAATAG
- a CDS encoding bifunctional precorrin-2 dehydrogenase/sirohydrochlorin ferrochelatase has translation MERNNLYPIFLKAKSLNVLIVGGGYVAEEKLTFLLKSSPDANVTMVSPMFREDTVELAKKGNVTLIESKYKKKYLKGKHIVVATTDKPKVNVKVHKHCRKKSILVNVADNPPYCDFYMGGIVTKGNVKVAISTNGKSPTTAKRLRQFFEDVIPENVDDLVKNLNEYRKTIKGDFEQKVETLNEFTKGLIEKKES, from the coding sequence ATGGAAAGAAATAATTTATACCCTATTTTTTTAAAAGCGAAAAGCTTAAACGTTCTTATAGTTGGTGGAGGTTATGTGGCTGAAGAAAAATTGACTTTTCTTCTAAAATCAAGCCCAGATGCCAATGTCACTATGGTGTCGCCCATGTTTAGGGAAGACACGGTGGAGTTGGCCAAAAAAGGAAACGTTACCCTTATTGAAAGTAAATACAAAAAGAAGTATTTAAAAGGGAAGCACATTGTGGTGGCCACGACCGATAAGCCCAAAGTGAATGTAAAAGTGCACAAGCATTGCCGCAAAAAAAGCATTTTGGTAAATGTGGCCGATAACCCGCCGTATTGCGATTTTTATATGGGGGGTATCGTCACCAAGGGCAATGTAAAGGTAGCGATTTCAACTAACGGAAAATCGCCCACAACAGCGAAACGTTTGCGTCAGTTTTTTGAGGATGTTATCCCGGAAAATGTAGATGATTTAGTAAAAAATTTAAACGAATATAGAAAAACAATAAAAGGTGATTTTGAACAAAAAGTGGAAACACTTAACGAATTCACCAAAGGATTAATCGAGAAAAAAGAGTCTTAA